Genomic DNA from Selenomonas sp. oral taxon 126:
TGTCCCTGTTAAAGGCGGCAGATGCGCGCAACTAGAGGGTCAATAGCCACGCAGTTTGTCGACGACGTTCAGCATGCCGATGCGCTGCGGAAAGATTTGCAGATTGTTGCGGAATATCTTGAGCGATCGGTCTAAGTACATGGGAGATATTGCCGAGTAATGCGGCGTAATGAAGAGATTCGGCACGTCCCATAGCGGTGAATCCTCCGGCAGAGGTTCCGTCGTAAAGACATCGAGAGCTGCGCCGCGAATGCGTTTTTCTGTGAGTACCTTGATTAAATCGGGCTCTTCTACAACATCGCCTCGGGACACGTTGATGAAGAAGGCATTTTCTTTCATCATGTTGAACGTACGGAGGTTGAACAGTTTTTTCGTCTGAGGTGTCAGTGGCAACGTGACGATAACGTAGTCCGCACAGGACAGTGCATCGGGCAGATGGTCAATGTTGAACAGTTGATCGACAAACGGCTCCGTGGATTCCTTCTGCTTCACAGCCACGATGCGCATGCCCATGTTTTTAAGATGTTTTGCAATCTCCCGCCCGATGCTTCCGAGACCGATGATTGCAGCCGTTTTTCCAAACAGTTCATCGGCAGCACTCAAACGCTTCCATGCGTGTTCTTTCTGGTTTTCCCACGCTTCGATGAGACAGCGGCTGGAGGCCAGCATCGTTCCAAGTACGTGCTCCGCCATCGGTATGCCATGAATGCCGCGGGAATTTGTCAGCAAGATCTCGGATTGAGAGAACGATTTGTCTGAGAGCAGCTTCTCGACTCCGGCACTGTAGGTATGAATCCATTGCAAGTGCGGCATACGGGGGAGAAATCTCTCCAAATCCATCTGTGCGTCATAGCCCAGCAGGATATCGACATCGGGAATATCGTCTCCAAGTTCCGTTGGGCGGATACATCTGACATTGCAGTCGGGATAGCTCTGATACAGCAGTTCTATCTGCTGCTCGCTTAATCTCACCAATGATAGTATTTGAAGTGTCATCTGCGACTCCTTTTCATGAGGATGAGTTTTTAGGTTTATATCGTCTATTCGCGATGAGTGCTAAAAATCCTCTTTAAGGAAGCATTGACCTATTACAAACAACATGGTAGTATACATCTGTATTAACTCTTTAACCAGCTAAAGGATGCAAGGGGATTATATGGAACAACGTATTGATGATTATTTAACGATTGCATTGCCCAAGGGAAAACTGTTTTCGCTGTCCACGGATCTGTTTGAGAAGGTCGGGATTACTGCGGAGCATATGAGTGAAAAATCCCGAAAACTCATCATCTCGAACGATGCGATCAAAGTGCGGTTCATCATCGCGAAGACCTCGGATGTGCCTACCTATGTGGAATACGGTGCCGCTGATATCGGCATCATCGGCAAGGATGTCCTGTTGGAAGCAGGGCAGGATGTCTATGAACTGTTGGATCTCGGATTTGGCAAATGTCGGCTGATGATGGCTGTACCGCGCAAGGAAAAACGCAGCCGTCTCACGGATTATGCACATACGCGCGTTGCAACGAAATATCCGCATATTGCGGAGAAATTCTTTGCGCAGCAAGGGATGCAGATGGAGTATATCAAACTCAATGGCTCCATCGAATTGGGCCCCATCGTCGGTCTGTCAGAGAGCATTGTCGATATCGTGGAAACAGGGACGACTCTGATGGAAAATGACCTAGAGGAGATCGCCCATATCATGGATGTAAGCGCACGGCTCATCGTCAACCGCGTCAGCTTCAAGCTGAAATTTGAACGCATATACGGGATCGTAAATGATTTGAAACGCATTTTGGAAAGAGGGGCAGGGCGATGAATATTGTTTCGGTTGCAGATGTCGGAATGGAAGCGGCAGAACTTCTGCTCAAGAAGAAAGCCTTTGATGAACTCACCCTCAGTGACGGCATCCGCAAGAAGAATCAGGAGATATTTGGAGAAGATCTTTCGGCCACAAAACTCGTTCATCGCATTGTTCAGGAAGTTCGCCATGAGGGAGATCGGGCGCTTTTTCGCTATACCAAATTATTGGATCGCGTGGAACTAACCCATGATAATCTTATGGTGTCGGAGGAAGAGTTTCTGTCTGCAGAGCGTGCTGCCGACCCAGAGGTCGTTGCCTCGCTGAAAAAGGCGGCAGACAATATCTTTGCCTATCACGAAGAGCAGAAGCCGCACTCATGGATGACCTATCGCGCACACGGCTCGATTCTGGGACAGGCTATTCTACCTCTCGCACGCGTTGGTATCTACGTCCCCGGCGGTACGGCGGCATACCCGTCGTCCGTTCTTATGAATGCAATACCTGCCGTTGTCGCAGGCGTTGAAGAGATCATCATGTCCGTTCCGACAAAGGACGGTGTCATCAATCCGTACGTTCTCGTTGCGGCGCGCTTGCTCGGCGTAAAGAAGATATTCAAGATCGGCGGCGCGCAGGCAATCGCGGCAATGGCATATGGCACGGAGAGTGTTCCACGTGTGGACAAGATCACAGGTCCCGGAAATATCTTCGTGACACTGGCAAAAAAAGAAGTGTACGGTCACGTAGATATCGATATGCTGGCAGGACCGAGCGAGATCCTCATCCTGGCAGATGAAACTGCCTCGCCTGAATATGTTGCAGCCGATCTGCTCAGTCAGGCAGAACATGATCCGCTTGCGTCGAGCATTCTCATCACCACTGATATGGAGCTGGCACAGGAGTCTCTGACAGAGGTTCAGAAGCAGTTGGAGACACTGCCGCGCAAGGATATAGCGCGCGCTTCGCTCGAGGGACACGGGCGCATCATCGTCACAGAAAACATGGATCAGGCGATACATCTTGCCAATGTGTCGGGACCGGAGCATATCGAGCTGCTTGTTGGAGATTCGTTCCATATCCTTCCAAAGATTCGCTGTGCAGGGGCAATCTTTCTCGGGCCGTATTCTCCCGAACCGCTTGGCGATTACTTCGCAGGACCGAATCATGTGCTGCCGACAGGCGGAACGTCGCGATTCTACTCTGTGCTGAATGTGGAGACCTTTATGAAGCGCACGAGTATCATATCCTACACGCAGGAGGCTCTGAATGATGTAAGTGAGGACATCATCCGTCTTGCCGAAACCGAAGGGCTCAATGCACATGCGCGTGCAATTCAGATGAGGAGGGGACGCTGATGCTGAACTACCGTGACGGATTGGCAGATATGCCCCTGTACGACACGCGCGAACAGGATTGGAACATCAAGGTAAATGCAAACGAATCTAATATAGGGCTACCGCCGCTGGTCGAAGACCGCGTTATGACACGGCTGTCACGCATTGCATTTCCACGCTATCCAAACGAAGAATATGATTTGCTCTGTGAGCAGATCGGAGAAGCGTATGGATACCGACAGGAGAATGTCATCATTGGAAATGGCTCCAGTGAAATCATAGAGAAGGTGTTCTATGCGTTCGGCGGCGATCGGGCACACAAGATCGTATATCCCAGTCCGTCCTTTTCCATGTATGCGATCTATGCAGCGGCAGCCGATGCAACAGGTGTACCCGTCCCTTTACAGTCTGATTATCAGCTTGATGTGGAGGACTTTGTTCAGCAGGTCAATCAAAGTCGGGCATCTCTTGCCGTTATCTGCAATCCGAATAATCCGACAGGGCAGGTGCTGACAGAAGAAGAAATCGAATATATTGCATCGCATATATCCTGCGCATTTCTTGTCGATGAGGCGTATGCGGAATTCTGTGAGCACAGCGTCATATTACTTTTGAAAAAATATCCTCATATGATGGTTGCGCGTACCTTTTCAAAAGCGTATGCACTTGCGTCTTGTCGCGTCGGCTACATGCTGGCACATGAGAATGTGATTAATATGCTTGCAAAGACATACATGCCATATCATATGAATGTGCCATCGCTGGTCATTGCAGATACCGTGTTTCAAATGCGCACGGAGTTCGAGCCGCAGATTCAGATGATCTGTGCCGAGCGTGAACGTATGCAGGAACGGTATCAAGCTCTTACAGGCTTGACAGTCTATCCGTCCCATGCGAACTTTCTCCTGATTCATTACGCACAGGCAGAGGCGCTCAATGAAGACCTCATCAGATATGGGATCGGCGTGCGCAGCTTTGGAAAAGCGCCGGGGCTGGAAAATATGCTGCGCATCTCCATCGGACGGGCAGATCAAAATGACGAGGTATATCGCATTATCAAGGCTTTTGTGGAGGGGCATTCATGAGCAGACGGTTTGCAGAGATACATCGCACGACAGCGGAAACGGATGTCGCCGTCTCCATCGATCTGGACGGCAGCGGAGTATCTGAGATCGATACGGGTATCGGATTCTTTGACCATATGCTCACGCTGTTTGCTTCACATGGGCAATTTGATCTGAATGTCAAATGCGATGGGGACATCGAAGTCGACGGGCATCATTCGGTCGAGGATATCGGCATTACGATGGGGCAGTCATTCCACGAGGCCATTGGAGACAAGCGCGGCATATCCCGATATGGATCGTTTTACCTCCCGATGGACGAGACGCTTGTTCTTGCGGCTCTGGATATCAGCGGCCGCCCGTTCCTCGTCTACGACCCCGGAGATGCACCCATGGCGCCCATGATTGGCGGATATGATACGGAGCTGACGGAGGAGTTCCTTCGCGCATTCGCGTTTCACGCGGGGATCACGCTTCATGTAAAGATCCTCTATGGGACGAATTCACATCACAAGGTAGAGGCGGTATTCAAGGCGGTTGCACACGCGCTGCGGACTGCCGTAGGGAAAGATGAGCGACTGGGCGATGCGATTCCGTCGACCAAAGGTGTTTTGTAAGGTGATCCTATGATTACAATTATAAATTATGGGGCGGGGAATCTGTTCAGCGTAGAGAAAGCCTTTTCTGCATTGGGGGCAGATGTCCGCATCAGCAGTACGGCTGCGGATATTCTCTCTGCGGACAAAATCGTCCTGCCGGGTGTGGGTGCTTTTGGTGACTGCATGGAACAGCTGAATGCGTCGGGATTGATTCCTGCCATTCGGGAGGGCGTTGCACGCCGGATCCCGCTCCTTGGAATCTGTGTAGGACTTCAAATACTATTTGAAGGCAGCGAGGAATCCTCGGGCATAGAGGGACTTGGACTGCTGCAAGGAAGAGTATCCAGAATTGCTGCCCCGCACGAAAAAATCCCCCATATGGGGTGGAATGCTCTGAATATCGCCGAGAGCCATAGGGAAAAAGGCTTGTTTACGGGAATTCCGCAGGATTCCTACGTGTACTTTGTCCACAGCTATCACGCGCTACCGAAGGATCGAGCGATCATTTCTTCAACGTGCTTCTATGGCGAGGAGATTACGGCATCCATATCCGCCGGAAATATCATGGCGACGCAATTTCACCCCGAGAAATCGGGGGATATCGGACTGAAAATTATTCATAATTTTATTCATCAGGAGGGAAGCACATGATTATTTTTCCTGCGATTGATCTGCGTAATGGAAAATGTGTCCGCCTGCTCCGAGGTGATTTTTCCCAAGAAACCGTATACAGCGACCGACCGGAGGAAACTGCCCTTCGCTGGGAACGGGAGGGGGCGGAGTTCCTTCATGTTGTCGATCTGGACGGAGCGCTTGCAGGGGAACCGCGCAATACAGATGCGATTAAGAGTATCCTCAGCGCAGTACGGATTCCGATCGAGGTTGGCGGCGGGATTCGCAGCCTTGAAACGATTGAGAAGACCTTGGAACTGGGCGTACGACGGGTTATTCTGGGCTCTGCTGCCGTGCAGAATCGTGATCTTGTCAAAGAAGCATGTCATCGATATGGTGATCACATCGTCGTTGGAATTGATGCCAAGGACGGTATTGTCGCCATTGACGGATGGGGCGTATCGGGTGGGATTACAGCCGTTGAACTTGCCAAGGAACTTGCATCCTTCGGCCTGAAGACCATTATATACACCGATATTTCAAGGGACGGTACGCTCTCGGGCGTCAACATTGAGGCAACGTCCAATCTGGCAGCCGAATCAGGCATCGACATCATCGCATCGGGCGGCGTTCGATCGCTGGATGATATCCATGCACTGAAGAAGTACGAATCGCAAGGAATCGTCGGTGTCATTGCCGGTAAATCCATCTATGAAGGTACGCTCGTGCTGTCTGATGCGATTGCGGCTGCACGTTGACTGCATTTCGAAAGGATTGATTTCATCTTGAAGAAAACCTTTGCGAAACGAATTATTCCTTGTCTTGATGTCAAAGATGGGCGTGTTGTCAAGGGTACGAACTTTGTCGGGCTGAGAGATGCAGGCAGTCCGACGGAACTTGCCGAACGCTACGATAAGGAGCGCGCGGATGAGCTTGTATTTCTGGATATTACCGCCTCGAACGAAGAGCGAAACACAATGGCTGAGGTTGTGTCCGACTGTGCCTCGAAAGTCTTTATCCCGCTTACCGTTGGAGGCGGAATTCGCAGTGTAGAAGATATGCATCGTATGCTAAATGCAGGGGCAGATAAGATTTCGGTCAATACAGCGGCGGTGAAGCATCCGGAAATCGTTCGCGATGGAGCATTGCGCTTCGGCAGTCAATGCATTGTTGTTGCGATTGATGCACGACGTAAGAGTGTTGACACGTGGGAAGTCTATATCAACGGTGGAAGAAACCCAACAGGGATGGACTGCATTTCATGGGCAAAGGATGTGGTCGCGCTTGGCGCGGGAGAGATCCTGCTGACCAGTATGGATGCCGATGGAACAAAGAACGGCTATGACATTGCGTTGACACGAGCAGTCTCTGAAAATGTAAATGTACCTGTAATCGCTTCGGGCGGTGCGGGGAAATTGGAGCATTTCTATGATGTGCTCTCCGAGGGGAAAGCGGATGCCGTACTGGCAGCCTCGCTCTTTCACTATGGAGAGTTATCAATAAAAGAAGTAAAAACCTATCTAAAATCACGTGGTCTGGAGGTACGATTCTAATGGATATTGACATCTCTGTGATTAAGTTTGACGAACGCGGGCTTGTGCCGACGATCGTTCAGGAGGAAAACAATCAGGTTCTCATGCTCGCATATATGAATCGCGAGTCTCTTGAGAAAACGATTGAAACAGGCTTTGCATATTATTACAGCCGTAGCCGCAAGAAGCTTTGGAAAAAGGGTGAGACATCGGGAAACGTGCAGCGCGTGCAGGAGATCTCGTATGACTGCGACGGCGATACGATCCTCCTGCGTGTAAAACAGACAGGCGTATCCTGCCATACGGGGACGTATTCGTGCTTTAACGGTCGCAAACTCTATTGTACAGACGAAAACAGCATTGTCCCGCTTGTGCCGGAGGATGAAATGTCCCTGACAGAGATCCTCTCTGATATCTATCAAGTGATTCAGAGCCGCAGACTGCATCCAGTCGAAGGCTCCTATACGAACTATCTCTTCGATAAGGGACAGGACAAGATTTTGAAAAAGCTCGGCGAAGAGACGGCAGAGACCATCATCGCTTCCAAAAACAATATCCGCGAGGATGTACTGTATGAGATGGGCGATCTCTGGTATCACTGTCTGGTGCTGCTCGCATATCACAATATGACACCGGAAGATCTGCTCGAAGAATTGAAGCGCAGACACAATGGTGGGAACTATCACAAGTTCGCAGGAAAAACCGGAATGCGCCCGGATATGTAATTTTACCTCGTTTCTCCCCTCCAACTATCCATAATTACCATTATGGATAGTTGGAAAAGGGCGTAAAAAGAGTCGGTGTTATGCGAGATTTGAATCGCTTGCGTAACACCGACTTTTAGTATGTTTGGCTGATTTTGTTTTCAAAAATACACGCCTTTGTGAAAAGACAAACGCTATGAGAAAAATACCGACTTACCGATGAATTCTCTGAGGATGGAGTTGTTCGGGATATCGTCGATCGAGGAAATTACATCGACGTATTGCAGAAAGCGCAGGATCAGTCTTGCCTCGGTATATCCCTCTTCGCCGCACTTGATCTCTTCCAGGAGTGGTACGGCGTATTTCTTCAAGACACCAATCTCGTAGATCAGTGCCGAGTTGAATAGTACATCCGCCTCCTCTTGAAATGGAAAGATGTACTTCTCTTCTCCGTCTCTGACATCGGGCCATTGGCCGATGCTCTTCAATGCCTTTGCCCCTCGGAATTGATAGTCACGTACAAGACGCCGCAGGAAACGCACCTCTGTCGTTGGGATTCTATTGTGTGCATCGATATTTAGCTGCGTCAAGGCACTGATATAGATTTTATACTTATTGCCGCGCGGAATATCCTTTGTGAGGTGCTCATTGAGCCCGTGAATCCCCTCGATGATGATGGGTTGATCGCGTTGGATGGAGAGGAATGCGTCTTCCTTCCATTCACGCATGCCTGTAATAAAGTTATACCGTGGAATCTGCACCTCCTGTCCTGCCAGAAGCGCGATCATATTCTCGTTAAAGAGTTTCGTATCAAGAGCATCAAGGGACTCGTAGTCATACTGCCCCTTTTCGTTGAGCGGCGTATCCTCGCGGTTGAGGAAATAATCATCCAGAGAGATCATTACAGGACGCAGTCCGTTGACGCGCAGCTGAATGCGAAGGCGCTGTGCAAAGGAGGTCTTTCCGGATGAGGAAGGACCTGCAATCAAAATGAGGCGTATATGTTCCCGATTGGCAGAAATATGATCGGCAATCTGGGCAATCCGCTTCTCCTGCAGTCCTTCCGAGATGCGGATGAGTTCCCCAATGGAGTTTTCCCTGTTGATGCGATTCAGATCGGAGATAAAGCGGCATTCCAAAATATCAGCCCATGCCTTCGACTCGGCAAGGATTGAGCCGAACTTCGGCTGATTGATGCGCTTTCTGATCTCCCCTTTTGTTCTCTCATCCGGTGTACGGATGAGGACACCAAACGGCTCGTAATCCAGTTCAAATTGATCCAAATGCTGTGTTTCATAGAGCATCGGACCATAGAGATAGTCCGTATAGTCTTCACAGGTATATATGCTGATAACGGGCTTTGAGAGTTCGGAGAGTAGGTTCACCTTACCCGAACGTCCAAGCTTTTGAAAGCGCTCTATCGCCTCCTCCCGTGGAACACTATGCTTAATAATAGGCAAATTCTCTGCAATCATCGCCCGCATCGTGCGATCCACTTCTGCAATGAAGGCAGGATTGATTTCTCTGCCGGGAATCTTTATTTCACAATAGAGCCCTTTATTTACGGTAAATTTTGCAATGACCTCTGCAGAGCGATCAATTCTGTTCACCGCTGCAATCAATAAAAACAGTACGGAGCGACGGTAAATTTTCCACCCAAGCGGAGAATCGAGTTCAATAAAGCTGATCGTGTCGCCATCGGTAAATTGTGTCTGAATATCGCGCACCTCACCATTGATCTTTGCGGCAACAATCTGACTTGAATAGTTTCCCTGCTCCTTTGCAGCCATCATAATCAGAGATTTTTCCATGGAGACCCCCCTTTTCTTTCTCTCTATATAAAAATCCTGCTCATTGGCAGAGCAGGATTTTTCAAGTTCACATTAAATAAAGAGCATCACAATGTGATACGTAATAGCACCCATAACCGCAGTGCAGGGAATTGTCATAACCCACGCCACAACCATCTGCTGGGCTACGCCCCAACGAACAGCGTTGATACGCTTTGCTGCACCAACCCCCATGATCGAGCCGGAAACGACATGTGTGGTACTGACCGGGAGATGCAAAAGGGTTGCACCGAATATGATGATGGAAGAATTCAGATCTGCCGCAAATCCGGAAATCGGCTGGAGCTTGAATATCTTGCCGCCAATCGTCTTGATGATACGCCAGCCTCCTACCGCCGTTCCACAGGCCATAGCAGTTGCTGCGAGTACCTTGACATAGGTCGGAACTTCAAAAACATCAATATATCCTCCGGCAAGCAATGCCAACGTAATAATACCCATTGATTTCTGTGCATCATTCGACCCGTGAGAAAACGCCATCGTTGCTGCTGTCAGGATTTGCATTTTCTTAAATTTACCGTTGATTGCTGTCGGTCGAAAACGACCAAAGAAGCGAAATAGCAGCGACATAATAATGCATCCCAAGACCATGCCGACAAGCGGCGAAAGAATCAGAGACAGGATGATTTTGCCAATCCCATAAAAGTTCAATCCATCAGCACCGGATGCCGACATCATGACAGCGCCGATCAGACCACCGATCAGGGCGTGGGAACTACTGGATGGCATGCCAAATCTCCAAGTAATAATATTCCAGATAATCGAGCCAAAGAGCGCTGCAATCAGAATGTGTTCATCCACATGGGAAGCCGATTTGACAATATCCGAGCCGATGGTCTTTGCAACACCCGTACTATACATCGCACCGAAGAAATTGAGAACAGCAGCCATAATGATTGCATACTGCGGATGGATGGCACGGGTCGAAACCGAAGTGGCAATCGCGTTTGCAGTATCATGAAAGCCATTGATGAAATCAAATATGAGCGCTAAGAGAATGACCAAAAAAATCAAGAGCTGGAAATCAGGCATATTTCATTACCACTCCCCGCAGCATATCCGCAATGAGTTCACAATGATCCAGCGTATCCTCCAACTGCTCCAAAACGTCCTTCCATCGAATCAGCTCGATAGGGTCTTTTTCATTTTCAAAAAGGTAGGCAACCTCACTCCGATAGATGAGATCCCCCTCACTTTCATAGCGTTCGATTTTGTGGGACGCATCCAATATCTGAACCTGATTCTTTCGGATATTTTCGAGATAGGAGACAGCGCGGACGACTTCTTCTGTAGAGGAGAGAAGGAGTTTCGTCAGGTTGATTGCGCCCGGCATGGGCTTCCCCATGCGGTACATATCATAGCGTTGTAATATCCCCTGCAGGAGATCGACACCGTCGTCCAGATCATTTGCCAATGCGTATATGTCTTCGCGGTCAATCGGGGTGATAAACGTGAGGTTCAGCTTATCGATGATGCGGTCATTGATGGCATCTGCTTCATGCTCAATACGATTGATTTCTTCCACCTTGCTGCCGGCGGTAGTGTAATCCTTCATAACAGCGTCCAATACCAACGCGCCTTTATGAAAGAATTTTGCACTCTCAAGAAACAAGTCGAAGAATTCGTCATCCTTCTGTTTGAAATTAAACATAAACCCGGATCCTCCCCAAGAAGATATAATATCGGAGGCGTATATAAGAAAACTTACAACCTAATAATATCATTATTTCAGATTGACAGCAAGATATAAATTGAAAAGCTTTTCGGCTATAATTCAATATTTATCTAAGGCATAGTAAAAGAGCAACGTTTGTGCGCTGCTCTTTTACTATGATTATTTATCTATCTGTCACGTTTCGTGCTACGCAGGGATTTCGACTTCGGGAACGACAATGCGCGGCGCCTTGCCTTTTGGTAGAAGGGTAAACACGGACTTCAGGAGCTTCTGCGTATACGGATGTTTTGCGTGCGCGAGATCCTTCCCGTCCAGTTCTTCGACGACCTTTCCGAAGTACATGACCACGACGCGTGTGCACAGACGTGACACGAGTGCAAGGTCATGGCAGATAAAGAGGATCGTCAGATTCCGCTCGCGCTGAATGCGTACGAGAAGTTCTACGATTGTCTCTTGAACGGAAACGTCAAGTGCGCTCGTTGCCTCATCACAGACCAGAATCTCCGGCTCCAGTGCCAATGCGCGCGCAATTCCTACACGCTGGCGCTGTCCCCCGCTCATATTTGCGGGATAGCGTTCGGCAAATTCCTCGGGCAGGTCGACAAGGCGCAGGAGTTCTGCAGCCTTGTCATACGCACTGCCCTTGAGG
This window encodes:
- a CDS encoding DUF47 domain-containing protein, which produces MFNFKQKDDEFFDLFLESAKFFHKGALVLDAVMKDYTTAGSKVEEINRIEHEADAINDRIIDKLNLTFITPIDREDIYALANDLDDGVDLLQGILQRYDMYRMGKPMPGAINLTKLLLSSTEEVVRAVSYLENIRKNQVQILDASHKIERYESEGDLIYRSEVAYLFENEKDPIELIRWKDVLEQLEDTLDHCELIADMLRGVVMKYA
- a CDS encoding ABC transporter ATP-binding protein, whose product is MTQSEREIILRIEHITKRFPLEGGKVLTACDDVTFPVYRGEILGIVGESGCGKSTLVRTLMQLHAPSEGQIFFQDQEITGLKGEAARNMRKNIQMVFQDPTTSFNPKMKIKDIICEPLRNFGLLKGSAYDKAAELLRLVDLPEEFAERYPANMSGGQRQRVGIARALALEPEILVCDEATSALDVSVQETIVELLVRIQRERNLTILFICHDLALVSRLCTRVVVMYFGKVVEELDGKDLAHAKHPYTQKLLKSVFTLLPKGKAPRIVVPEVEIPA